One part of the Candidatus Marinimicrobia bacterium CG08_land_8_20_14_0_20_45_22 genome encodes these proteins:
- the rimI gene encoding ribosomal-protein-alanine N-acetyltransferase, whose translation MAIEEKSFSSAWTMDFFRHEMYNSLSHFLVATLGKTVVGYIIFWVITDESHVANLAVHPDYRKQNIGDSLLKFAIYFSLSKGARMMTLEVNENNAAAVALYGKNEFKQVGKRIKYYENRDDAFILTRSL comes from the coding sequence ATGGCGATTGAAGAAAAATCGTTTTCGTCCGCTTGGACGATGGACTTTTTCCGCCATGAAATGTACAATTCGCTGAGCCATTTTCTCGTGGCGACTCTGGGAAAGACCGTCGTCGGCTATATCATTTTTTGGGTGATTACCGATGAATCGCATGTCGCGAACCTCGCAGTTCACCCCGATTACCGTAAACAGAATATTGGAGATAGCCTCTTGAAATTCGCTATCTATTTTTCCCTGTCGAAAGGCGCAAGAATGATGACACTGGAAGTCAACGAGAATAACGCCGCCGCTGTCGCGCTTTATGGAAAAAACGAGTTTAAGCAAGTCGGCAAACGAATAAAATATTATGAAAATAGAGACGATGCGTTTATTTTAACCCGTAGTTTGTAG